In Geminocystis sp. NIES-3709, a single genomic region encodes these proteins:
- a CDS encoding UDP-glucose/GDP-mannose dehydrogenase family protein encodes MKVCVIGTGYVGLVTGVCLAHIGHDVICVDNNEEKVKLMKQGQSPIYEPGLSELMHSCMNSGKLNFTTDLGAGVNHGEILFIAVGTPPLPTGESDTRYVEAVARGIGNNLNGGYKVIVNKSTVPIGSGDWVRMIVLDGFKEKQTQVMGEGFTMTEETSPLFDVVSNPEFLREGSAVYDTFNPDRIVLGGSADKAINMMKELYQPLIDRKFSENSSLSPVPVVVTDLSSAEMIKYAANAFLATKISFINEVANICDRVGADVTQVAKGIGLDSRIGSKFLQAGIGWGGSCFPKDVAALIHTASDYGYETELMNAAVKVNERQRVIIIEKLQHELKILKGKVVGLLGLTFKPDTDDMRDAPALNIIQELNRLGAKVKAYDPIVSQTGLSHGLSGVIIESNAEMLADGCDALVLVTDWQEFLKLDLDKMSKLVKNRLMIDGRNFLDRTAIEKSGFRYVGIGR; translated from the coding sequence ATGAAAGTTTGTGTTATCGGTACTGGATATGTTGGTTTAGTTACTGGTGTATGTTTAGCTCATATAGGCCATGATGTGATTTGTGTGGATAATAATGAAGAAAAAGTTAAACTAATGAAACAAGGACAATCTCCCATTTATGAACCCGGATTGTCTGAGTTAATGCACTCCTGTATGAACAGTGGTAAGTTAAACTTTACTACAGATTTGGGAGCAGGTGTTAATCATGGAGAAATTTTATTTATCGCCGTTGGTACTCCTCCTTTACCCACTGGAGAAAGCGATACTCGTTATGTGGAGGCTGTAGCTAGGGGTATCGGTAATAATCTCAATGGTGGTTATAAAGTAATTGTTAATAAGTCAACTGTACCGATCGGTTCTGGAGATTGGGTAAGAATGATTGTTTTAGACGGTTTTAAGGAAAAACAGACTCAAGTAATGGGAGAGGGTTTTACCATGACAGAAGAAACTTCTCCTCTTTTTGATGTTGTTAGTAATCCAGAGTTTTTACGAGAAGGTAGTGCTGTTTATGATACATTTAATCCCGATCGTATTGTATTAGGAGGTAGTGCAGACAAAGCGATTAATATGATGAAGGAATTATATCAACCTTTAATCGATCGAAAATTTTCTGAAAATAGCAGTCTTTCTCCTGTACCTGTGGTTGTCACCGACTTAAGTTCAGCAGAAATGATTAAATATGCCGCTAACGCCTTTTTAGCCACCAAAATTAGTTTTATTAATGAAGTAGCAAATATTTGTGATCGAGTAGGTGCAGATGTTACTCAAGTAGCTAAAGGTATTGGTTTAGATTCCCGTATCGGCAGTAAATTCTTACAGGCAGGTATTGGTTGGGGAGGTTCGTGTTTTCCCAAAGACGTAGCCGCTTTAATTCATACCGCTAGTGACTATGGTTACGAAACGGAGTTGATGAATGCCGCCGTTAAAGTAAATGAACGTCAACGGGTTATTATTATTGAAAAACTACAACATGAGTTAAAAATTCTCAAAGGCAAAGTCGTTGGCTTACTGGGTTTAACCTTCAAGCCCGATACAGATGATATGCGTGATGCACCTGCTTTAAATATCATTCAAGAATTGAATCGTCTTGGTGCTAAAGTAAAAGCCTATGATCCCATCGTATCTCAAACTGGTCTTAGTCATGGACTTTCTGGAGTAATTATCGAAAGCAATGCCGAAATGTTAGCGGATGGTTGTGATGCTTTAGTTTTAGTTACTGATTGGCAGGAATTTTTGAAACTGGATTTAGATAAAATGAGCAAATTAGTCAAAAATCGTCTTATGATTGACGGTCGTAACTTTCTTGATCGCACTGCGATCGAAAAATCTGGTTTCCGTTACGTTGGCATCGGTAGATAA